A portion of the Calliphora vicina chromosome 5, idCalVici1.1, whole genome shotgun sequence genome contains these proteins:
- the Ars2 gene encoding serrate RNA effector molecule homolog isoform X3 yields MADSDDEYDRKRRDKFRGERSSGDSYRSERRDDRRGGGSGGGRDDWPERGNPFRGGAASRARSDYRDFRGPRDRYGSPGREMPLAKRMRQDWGDDLRGNPRFGPYDPYLMHAWNEHYAAHGLHGAYGAALSHGAHSREPAANTDLQTQPAMMTLKQFLDTQDDGISDTEVLRKYNEYKLEFKRQQLNEFFVAHKDEECYLRMASSATHLYTYIHRMVV; encoded by the exons ATGGCCGATTCCGATGATGAGTACGATCGCAAGCGTCGCGATAAATTCCGCGGTGAACGCAGCTCGGGTGATAGTTATCGCTCGGAACGCCGTGATGATAGGCGTGGTGGTGGCAGCGGCGGCGGCCGTGATGATTGGCCGGAAAG AGGCAATCCCTTTAGAGGTGGAGCAGCTAGTAGGGCCCGTTCAGACTATAGAGATTTCCGTGGTCCCCGCGATCGTTATGGTTCACCGGGCCGTGAAATGCCGCTAGCCAAGCGTATGCGCCAAGACTGGGGCGATGATTTAAGAGGCAATCCCAGATTTGGAC cCTACGATCCCTATCTTATGCATGCCTGGAATGAACATTATGCCGCCCATGGTTTACATGGTGCTTATGGTGCCGCCCTATCGCATGGTGCTCATTCTCGTGAGCCGGCTGCCAATACCGATCTACAAACTCAACCCGCCATGATGACTTTGAAACAATTCTTGGACACCCAAGATGATGGCATTTCGGATACTGAAGTTTTACGCaaatacaatgaatataaattgGAATTCAAGCGTcaacaattaaatgaattcttTGTGGCCCACAAGGATGAGGAATG CTATTTAAGAATGGCGTCCTCAGCCACACATttatatacttacatacataggatggttgtttaa